In Tubulanus polymorphus chromosome 8, tnTubPoly1.2, whole genome shotgun sequence, one genomic interval encodes:
- the LOC141910282 gene encoding uncharacterized protein LOC141910282: MRYQCKECAYTSASLKRYVQHYRLHRNVPNLLFPCGVPGCSQEFRNYSTFNSHVSTNHLEYRRRVKLSCVDRSERDRLICSFDFCEQNCIDVLELVSHLKKHIREGREVNCPFANCTFKYNKYRYHVNWAQEEIAAVYLQAEPDPFGIRENDRQIDVNDQLNEDCVYDLEDNDEIDVDVEDQQFLDHFALLLLRLQAKHHLPESVIQVIVDSFNDFGNLHNQKLRHDLKLNLASHNIPNDTIETVVETLASADCFKPLKSELKSTYKRKRYFKENFNYVEPVSLRLGVNSNNKEQFCHYVPIKDKLSAMLSDRTVVDQLENYHQSINETYRDIFDGRVYKNIELFQRLQVSLKIILYQDSFEVVNPLGSAKTKHKILAVYFNLANFLPHHRSKIDPMQLVLLCTEKNVKEFGFDNVLSVLVNDLKDLETNGISYRDGKIFGAVVNITGDNLGSHAIGGFVENFSGEYFCRYCLITRADLLENKHHAMLRTPLSYDSSLETLKDMPEATHHQGVKKNSIFNNLPNFHVCEPRLPPCLGHDLFEGVVTYDLAKVFSHMIKTKKWFTYDYLNNKIKKFAFQSYDAADRPSIVDSKKEKVGGHAVQTWCLLRNLPYLIGSKVVKDDQLWEMVILLRRIVEYICAPVIMEYQLNYLQTIIDEYLQIVNTITTLRPKHHFLFHYPYLIRCFGPLMRVWAMRFEQKHKYFKTAVRQIQNFINITKSLSERHELFQAYLMKGSLFPVETYLEKSIPFSRELYNDSIRGCIEIFEQQTGQNIPPHASISDRVCYNSIVYSKGLLVMIKYRIAEAEFGRIVQCLMFEKKILLIVECLVGEHDPNLGLYELSYIPNSFLCMDIQSLIDYQPLVTYPFDGKKYVALKHAIQESA; encoded by the coding sequence ATGCGATATCAATGTAAAGAATGTGCATACACGTCTGCCTCGTTGAAGAGATATGTCCAACATTATAGGCTTCATAGGAATGTCCCTAATTTACTCTTTCCGTGTGGTGTACCAGGCTGTTCTCAGGAATTTAGAAACTATTCAACTTTCAATAGTCATGTATCAACCAATCACCTTGAGTATAGAAGGAGAGTTAAACTGTCATGTGTTGATCGAAGTGAAAGAGATAGGCTCATATGCTCTTTCGATTTCTGCGAACAAAATTGTATAGATGTACTTGAACTTGTTAGTCACTTGAAGAAACATATAAGAGAAGGTAGAGAAGTAAATTGCCCATTCGCCAACTGCACTTTTAAGTACAATAAATATCGATATCATGTAAATTGGGCACAGGAAGAAATAGCTGCTGTTTATCTTCAAGCTGAACCAGATCCCTTTGGAATACGAGAAAATGATAGGCAAATAGATGTTAATGATCAGTTAAATGAAGATTGTGTGTATGACTTAGaagataatgatgaaataGATGTAGATGTAGAGGATCAACAATTTCTTGACCATTTTGCTTTATTGTTACTCCGTCTTCAAGCAAAACATCATTTGCCTGAATCAGTTATTCAAGTCATTGTAGATTCATTCAATGATTTTGGTAATCTGCATAACCAAAAATTAAGACATGATTTAAAGTTGAATCTTGCAAGTCATAATATTCCAAATGACACCATAGAAACTGTTGTTGAGACCTTGGCAAGTGCGGACTGTTTTAAACCTCTTAAATCGGAGCTTAAAAGTACTtacaaaagaaaaagatatttcaaagaaaattttAATTATGTTGAACCAGTATCACTTCGGTTAGGTGTGAATTCAAATAACAAAGAACAATTTTGCCATTATGTTCCAATCAAAGACAAATTATCTGCCATGCTCAGTGATAGGACTGTGGTTGATCAGTTGGAAAATTATCATCAGTCAATCAATGAAACTTATAGAGATATATTTGATGGACgtgtttacaaaaacattgAGCTATTCCAACGTTTGCAAGTCTCCCTAAAGATTATCTTATATCAGGATTCATTTGAAGTAGTTAATCCATTAGGGAGTGCAAAGACCAAGCACAAAATTTTAGcagtttatttcaacttaGCAAATTTCTTGCCTCACCATCGTTCTAAGATAGATCCTATGCAATTAGTGCTCTTGTGTACCGAAAAGAATGTAAAAGAGTTTGGATTTGATAATGTTCTCAGTGTTTTAgtgaatgatttaaaagacCTGGAAACAAATGGCATCAGTTATAGGGATGGGAAGATTTTTGGAGCTGTAGTAAATATCACAGGTGACAACCTTGGCAGCCACGCCATTGGAGGGTTTGTAGAAAACTTTAGTGGTGAATACTTCTGTAGATATTGCTTAATTACCAGAGCTGATCTTCTAGAAAACAAACATCATGCCATGCTCCGTACCCCTTTAAGCTATGATTCTTCACTTGAAACTCTTAAAGATATGCCAGAAGCTACTCATCACCAGGGTGTAAAAAAGAATAGCATATTTAATAATCTACCAAACTTTCATGTGTGTGAACCAAGGCTTCCACCTTGTTTGGGTCACGACCTTTTTGAAGGAGTTGTTACTTACGATCTAGCAAAAGTGTTCTCTCACATGATCAAAACTAAGAAATGGTTTACATACGATTACCTCAACAATAAGATCAAAAAATTTGCTTTTCAAAGTTATGATGCTGCTGACAGACCATCTATTGTAGAcagcaaaaaagaaaaagttggTGGgcatgctgtacaaacatggTGCCTCTTGCGAAATCTACCTTATTTGATTGGCTCTAAGGTGGTTAAGGATGATCAATTATGGGAAATGGTAATATTGTTGCGTAGAATTGTAGAATATATTTGTGCTCCTGTAATAATGGAATATCAACTGAATTACTTACAGACTATCATAGATGAATATTTACAGATTGTTAATACCATAACTACCCTTCGACCGAAACACCACTTTCTCTTCCATTATCCGTATCTTATCCGTTGCTTTGGGCCTTTAATGCGCGTTTGGGCTATGCGTTTTGAGCAAAAgcacaaatatttcaaaacagcaGTGAGGCAGATCCAGAATTTTATTAACATAACTAAGTCTCTGAGTGAACGACATGAACTATTCCAAGCTTATCTAATGAAAGGTTCTTTGTTCCCTGTTGAGacttatttagaaaaatctaTACCGTTCAGTAGGGAACTCTATAATGATAGCATTAGGGGCTGCATTGAAATCTTTGAGCAACAAACTGGTCAAAATATTCCACCTCATGCTTCCATTTCTGATCGAGTATGTTACAATAGTATTGTATATAGTAAGGGATTGTTAGTTATGATAAAGTACAGAATTGCGGAAGCAGAATTTGGTCGAATTGTGCAGTGTTTAatgtttgaaaagaaaatactgTTAATTGTTGAATGTCTGGTAGGAGAACATGATCCCAATCTTGGATTATATGAGCTTAGTTATATTCCAAATAGTTTCCTGTGTATGGATATTCAAAGTTTAATTGATTATCAGCCATTGGTCACTTACCCATTTGATGGAAAAAAGTATGTCGCTCTTAAACATGCCATTCAGGAATCTGCATAG
- the LOC141910230 gene encoding uncharacterized protein LOC141910230 has product MKLGCGLKACSPQKNVLVCNIAPRKVRQVSECRVRNLHWIVPTTSTQNINCGDRNVCSYNALLYPVTCSCWCDRVFVSSVKPYVNRDDSCSLNCTKVRTDESVTQQFDGIDSKLEMKDLKASCMTPDTSPTTPAPTTLVPTSTTTHNSKITSTPSTRTPAPSAPHPDESNGRQKFVICKIHC; this is encoded by the exons ATGAAGTTGGGCTGCGGTCTGAAGGCGTGTTCACCGCAAAAGAACGTGCTCGTTTGTAACATAGCCCCCAG GAAAGTTCGTCAAGTGAGCGAATGTCGAGTGCGGAACCTTCACTGGATTGTCCCGACAACTTCAACGCAGAATATCA ATTGTGGTGACAGGAATGTGTGCAGCTATAACGCTTTACTTTATCCGGTCACCTGTAGTTGTTGGTGCGATAGAGTTTTCGTATCTTCCGTCAAACCGTACGTTAACAGAGACGATTCATGTTCGC TAAATTGTACGAAAGTGAGAACGGATGAAAGTGTGACGCAACAGTTTGACGGGATCGATTCTAAGCTGGAGATGAAGGATTTAAAAGCGTCTTGTATGACACCGGATACATCTCCAACAACTCCAGCTCCAACGACTCTCGTTCCAACATCAACAACGACTCATAATTCGAAGATAACTTCGACTCCAAGTACCAGGACTCCAGCTCCAAGTGCGCCACATCCAGACGAGTCAAACG GACGACAGAAATTTGTTATCTGCAAGATACACTGTTAA